TAGAGAACATTGGTTGAATCTTCCCATGCTGAGTTGCTAGTAAAGATGATGAGGCAGGCGCGGAGCAACAAGGAGTTGGAGCGGAGTGGCTTTCATGTTTGACAATCCGGCGCTCTCAGTCATGTCAACCGGTTCATTCGAAGGAGTTGACAGTTCAAAAGCATGCAGCAAATTAGGCAAGACAAGGTGTAACATCTGTAGCCCAAAATTAATGCCGGGGCAAATTCTTCTACCACCACCAAACGGGATCAACTCAAAGTGATATCCTTTTGCATCAATAGGCTTATGAGTGGTGAGGAATCTCTCCGGCCTAAATTCCAATGGATCATCATGCCACACGTTGGGATCTCGCTGGATTTTCCTTATGTTCAGGATTACTCGTGTGCCTTTGGGGATATGATAACCACCTACAATACAGTCTTCCCTCAATTCTCTAGCGCCCCCCAATGGCTCAGGTGGATATAGTCGTAGTGCTTCTTTGATGATAGCTTGGAGGTAGACCAAATTACTAATGTCTGACTCTGAAACTCGCCTCGCCTTGCCAACCTGCAGATCTAGTTCTTCTTGAGCCTTCTTCAAGACTTGAGGGTTGTTCATTATCAAAGACAGTGTCCATATTAGCGCAACTAAAGTGGTGTCACTCCCACCAGAAATCAAAATCTGTCAAGCCCAAAAAGCAgcaaattttttgaattcatttgcagttttcttttaaaaaaattactaatattCTAGATATTGATAAGCTGtgaaaaaacaaaataagaataagaaaaattaaaaagtatAAATAATTCACTTACTGTGCAAGTGGCTTTGGTGATAGTATCAGCATCGTAACCACCAACAGCGGCAATAGCTGCAGCTTCCTTGAGTGACAGCATGACGTCCATGAAGTCCCGGTGATCACTAGTGGCCTCCCCTGACTGTTTCTTTTGACGATGTTCTTTCAACCATCGGTTGGCTAGCTGATCCATCTCTCGAGCAtttactctcattttcttttcataCCCTCCCCAATCCAACCATCTCAGATAAGGAACAGAGTCTGCCAGTACAAACAGCCCAGTTAAATGAAAGAATTCCCTCATCACATTTTGGCACAACCTTGCTTCTTCCTCCGTGCTAACATCTACTGCCCCAAAGAACCTTTTACCCACAACCATCCTAAGGATCACGTTTAGAGTTAAGTCCGCAAACCACTGCTTCATTTCCACCAGAACAGGGCCTGAGCCTGTTGAAGAATTCCAGAGATTGTAAAGATTTCTTGTGGAAATCTCAGTTTCAGAAACTCTGAGGTGCTTGAGGAGCTCAAGGCGTTTAGTGGAGAGTAGTTCGGTGGCAGTTAGCTTACGTATTTCTCGCCAATAAGCACCGTAAGGAGCGAATCCCAAAGCGGCGTTGTCATAATTTAGGAGTTTACCTGCTAAATAATTCGGACGCCCTGCTGCAGCTAAGTCATGGGTGGTGAATATTTCCTTTGCTAGTTCCCAGCTGCTTATAATAAGGGTTTTATGCACTCCTAGCCTGATAGTGAATGCCGGTCCATATTTATCGGCCAGGGCTGCCAAGGTTATGTGGGGAAGCTTTTCTGGACCTCTTCCTAAGAGGTGAAGGTGGCCAATAATAGGCCATGCACCACCTGCTTCTGGTGGTACCAAACCATGTTTTTTGGCATCTTTCTTGAAGAAAAAGTGGACAATGAAGAAGGAGAAAGCAAGCAGTCCAACAATAGCAGCATTTAGGTACGGGAAAGTCCAGTCCGTCATGGTTCCTAGCATAAAAAGATTCAGATACAGCTTTCTGGGGACGTTGGATTAATTTGTTGGGGCGACTAGGCGCTTAATTTGAAATAATATGTATGCGCCATATCATAATAACACAAAACGCTATGTTTTTAAAAGCGGACTGGACCAGTGGATCCAACCGGTCGAATCGAGAACCGATGAGATGTCTGGTCTGAGCAATATTTTAAATACACTTATTTAATATTCGGTCAAACCAATTAAAAACCGGGTTCAACCAAAAAAAAGTAATCggctttttttcattttttattctttgacatttttttccctttcctccCTTTTCTTTGACTACAACGAACCCTTTACTCGTCCAGACAAAGCTTCACTCATTTTGTTTTGTTAATCACAAGAAGCAAACTTAGGGTGTTCTTTCCTCCTATTTTTGtgctgattttttttctttttaacttgATTTCATCCTCTATCATAAAACCAAACACCAGCCATGCTGTGAATTTGTCACCATGGCCTCCATCTTACAACGCCAGCATGACAGGTAAATCCTTAAAATCAATTAGTTAAAAAGcaagcaagagagagagagagagagagagagagagagagagagagagatggagaGAGGAAGATATATATTAAGCAAGAGAGATAAGAATTCATACCTTTGAAAGGGATGTGCGTGCGAGTGTGTGTGATTTCGATCAAAGATGCTTCCTAGCGGCTTGGAGTTGCAAAGAAATAAGAAAACCACAAGATTAAGGTTTCCTTATTTAATAGATTTGAATGCCCAAATAATTTTTAATACTTTATTTTGGCCCTGTTGAAGCTGTATTTCCTTCTACCGATCTAAACTGGAGAAGTAAAGAAAGAGTTCGACCACGTGAAGGCAGAACTCTGTAAGAAACTTGCAAGGAAAGGACAAATCTATGAGGAGCCTAGGGGTCAAGTCCTCAAAGTCACTCCGACGCTCAAGTTAGTTTCTAACTGAGCAGAAAAAATGAGTTTCTGAGTGGGTGTTATATATCTAAAAGAAATTCCTCACCTTTAGGGTTGTAGCTCTACATAAAAGATAATGAGATAGAAGATTTCTATATGGTTGGATAGACATTGGTACAGATAATGGATTTCCATCCTTTTAAGATAAATTAGAATAGCCATTATTATTTACCAATTAAGATCACCCTTATCTTTAAGAAGTTAGAAGCATATCCTATCTTTAAGGTTCAAGTTTGAGGTCAATTCGGTTTATATCAAGTTGGGACAGTTTCGATGACCACGTAGCATACATGCAATGTATACCTCTTTAGACCTCTTATGTTAGAAAACTATTAGTACACCTAGAAATAATTGTAATTTATAACTATAGTCTTAAATTCTAGGATTACTTTTCAAATAAACCCACCAATTTAATTCTAAATTTGTTGAGTATGCATTAAATTGTATAGATTGCTACTTGATAAAATTAGTTTATTTGTGTTTTTTTGTGAAATATTTTAGAAATATCAAACACATTAATGGCTCTATATGgatatcaattttttttccaaaaattatttttgtttttaaaatctACAGTAACATTCCAAAAATAATTCCAAAATACACACAAACTCAAATacaactaaaaaaataaatgaatgaataaataaaaaatgtgttcactcttttttctttcacctACTACCACCTAACACTACCACCACCTACCATTGCCACCCATCACCAAACCACCCGTCCCTTCTTCTGTCTCATTGCTCTCcctctttcttcctcttctctccctccctccttgctccttcctccttccttccttccttctccTCTCCTTTTTTCCCCCATCACCCTCTCCCCTCCCTTCCCTCCTCATCTAGGCCAATTctttttgttgtgtgttttatagtttcttgCAATTCAAAGCAACAACTCTAATATTTCAAATGCAATCTTGGCGctaccaaaagaaacaaaattgaaaaacttaaAGCTTCAACCATTTCTTCCTGATTTTTCACACACAACACACACCATCCCTTCAAATGGCACCGAAGAACAATTAGAACAAACATACATTATCCACTTTTGCTGCTTCTTCTACTTCAAGCTCCCTTAATAGTGTGTTAATTTTGTTATGAGATACTCTGGTTGAGTTTTCAAAACAAGTATATCATCGATGAGGTGTCTGtagagaagaagagaaagatCACAAATACAAAAATGCCACCAGCCACCATTAGTATAAGAGCAAACTGATAGGCACTGATGCAGCAAAATGCGGGTGGCGGCGATGGAAGAGGAAGGAGGGGAAGGTTGATGGGTagtgaaatttttttctttaattttaaaagataccttactaaaattttaaattcaaaaaatatctcaaaatatatctCCAAAAATATCTAATTCATACGGAGCCAAtatgtttttaaaaattttacatagtatattaatttttaaaatcaaatATATTCATGCATCATGATGAAGTCATCCGATTTTTAGATGGGGCCGATCACAATCAAACCCATTAACCCCTGCATTTGACCAAATCACCATCCAGTCTGAATTTCAAAGCACATACCAAAAGCAAGAATGAGGCTGTGAATGGTAAAAATGAGATGGTTATCATATAAATAAGATGAACTTTGGGGGCACTTATATGGTCAATTGTATCTTAGCGGCATTCTATCTATGCTGCATGCTTTTTTACAAGCCCTATGACACATGAACACATATTCATTTTAAGTGTAACTATTGCTAGATTAGTTTTAGGAGAGATTGGGTATTGCATAAAACGGTTCGTGCTAATTTCGAGATAGTAAATATATGTGTCTTTATTCCAACTTATCTAGACATGCCAACAAGCCTAGCACCATTTGATCATAATGTGTCAACAATTTTTTTCTCAACAAAATCATGACTCTCTCACACTTTCCTTAATCCTCATCCCCCTAATTGCACCACCTCTAGCATTTTCTAGTGGCTAATGCCAGAAGTGTTGTTGCATTACTGCGCTCGGCTACCTTTCTCCACACTCTCGGCTAATTGCCGACTCCTTCATCCTCAGATGGACTCCCTCAAGCCTAGGTCTAAAGTCACATATTGTTTGGTTCTCCCAGACTGGATCTGTGTCCTTCCTTCATCCTCACGCTTGCTGAAAATGAGGAAAAATGATAGGTGACAAGAATGAATTGTGTTGCAAAGAACAATTTCTTCTAACCTTCATCCTCCTCCCCAGCACCACCACCTATTAAGAAAGTTAAGAAATTGCGTTGGAAATATTCAGTAGATGAAGAGGTGATTTCTGGTTAGGTAGTCGAGCCGACCTAATTCAGCTCCCTCTTTCGGTGCTGTGATGCGGAGATAAGGTTGATATTCCGGAGTGAGAGGCGGGCTTCGTCCCCTaggatcactccgacgatcaagtcagTATATTGAGGGAAAATGAAAAGTAATGAACAGTATGAGTGCAACAGTGTGCTTACTTGTGAAGAGCGAGCAgggggtatttatagagtgGGAATGGACAGTGCAGGACGATGGGTGACGGGActtttatatcaatgcaagtttaaatccgattttacacccgttggactgcaaatATACAGGTCGAAATTGTAATACAAggtgtgtatcgggtcgatcccacaagaagcaaattaaccaattactaGGTCCtcattttctctattatttagactattgAATGAATTTGAGCAAAGAAATGTAATACAAATGCCGACAAATCTAATCTGCAATTCTATTTTAACAAATGCTAAATtcaaatggagaaatttcacttaagGAATACTCTAgagatgtagattccacttatggcataaacaacacaaatgaatggatttacctcttgttattattcttgtttaaccagagattcatttccaaaattaccaagtctcattctcatgatgaaatggTCTAAAGTAGTTCAGTtctccctattttcatggtgaaatactggttctactctgttttctttcatgaaatgctaagtaatccacttaagtgtatctctattttcatgaacatacaacttaagctctactcatgtgtttccattgttactaccaattctcattgaacaataacaactataaacatgctattggtgatcaatcaataacaagtaatcacagctacacaagtaaacaagttaatacaagatataacaagtgtaaatcacattcaattcatattatttagccataagtttcatctactccctagataaagaaaattagctactcatgaatgatttaacaatcaaactcacaagtttattaatgtaaaacatcataaagtacaagtacaagaaagataaaagaaagcttagccaattgaaggtgaagctctccaattcctgctatgctcttgcacaatatgattacaagtgaaaactccaaatACTTCTCCCAGAACTCCTAACTAGAGAGAAACTAgttacaagaaggaaaactagctacgtctCATCTTCTGGCTTCTCCCCTATGTTTCTACATAGAAAGTGGTAGAAAGTCTATTCCTCTCTCTTCATAATTTCTTTCACTCAAATTTTGTAAATTGAAGtgaaagatatgatgtttccttttgtctataactcatttggtcttctcttttgttgcaaaagcatgtgccaccgatttctgtccCTNNNNNNNNNNNNNNNNNNNNNNNNNNNNNNNNNNNNNNNNNNNNNNNNNNNNNNNNNNNNNNNNNNNNNNNNNNNNNNNNNNNNNNNNNNNNNNNNNNNNNNNNNNNNNNNNNNNNNNNNNNNNNNNNNNNNNNNNNNNNNNNNNNNNNNNNNNNNNNNNNNNNNNNNNNNNNNNNNNNNNNNNNNNNNNNNNNNNNNNNNNNNNNNNNNNNNNNNNNNNNNNNNNNNNNNNNNNNNNNNNNNNNNNNNNNNNNNNNNNNNNNNNNNNNNN
Above is a genomic segment from Coffea eugenioides isolate CCC68of chromosome 5, Ceug_1.0, whole genome shotgun sequence containing:
- the LOC113771001 gene encoding cytochrome P450 CYP82D47-like — translated: MTDWTFPYLNAAIVGLLAFSFFIVHFFFKKDAKKHGLVPPEAGGAWPIIGHLHLLGRGPEKLPHITLAALADKYGPAFTIRLGVHKTLIISSWELAKEIFTTHDLAAAGRPNYLAGKLLNYDNAALGFAPYGAYWREIRKLTATELLSTKRLELLKHLRVSETEISTRNLYNLWNSSTGSGPVLVEMKQWFADLTLNVILRMVVGKRFFGAVDVSTEEEARLCQNVMREFFHLTGLFVLADSVPYLRWLDWGGYEKKMRVNAREMDQLANRWLKEHRQKKQSGEATSDHRDFMDVMLSLKEAAAIAAVGGYDADTITKATCTILISGGSDTTLVALIWTLSLIMNNPQVLKKAQEELDLQVGKARRVSESDISNLVYLQAIIKEALRLYPPEPLGGARELREDCIVGGYHIPKGTRVILNIRKIQRDPNVWHDDPLEFRPERFLTTHKPIDAKGYHFELIPFGGGRRICPGINFGLQMLHLVLPNLLHAFELSTPSNEPVDMTESAGLSNMKATPLQLLVAPRLPHHLY